DNA from Coffea arabica cultivar ET-39 chromosome 10c, Coffea Arabica ET-39 HiFi, whole genome shotgun sequence:
TGTAAGGCACTTGGCCATAATAAGAGAACTTGTCCACAAAATCTCGGGACAAAGGAGAATGCTATGTGTGAATTACCCCCAAAACCTGGTAATTTGACCTATCTCTCCACTGATTTTATGGTGTAATACTTAACTAATGGTGCTTTGATATGTATAGATCAAGTGTTCGACAAGGAACTGACTGAAGTACCTCCAGAATCTAGCTCAATGCCAGATGTTCCAACTAGTCAGCAATAGGATTTTTCCATTTATTTGTAGTTCATAATAATTTTATTCTTGTACTTGTTactttttaactttatttcatGGTCATGTGATAAAGCACAGGCTGTTATTGATGATGTAGAGGTTATTGATTTGCAGTCATCAGCTCAAGAAGAACTACCTGAAGTGCAAAAGAAATTCACCAAGTGTTCATTTTGTCATGGCTTAGGACATAACCGGCAAACATGTGGAACCTGCCAAGCTTGAGCATGGAGAAAAAAGAAGGCTGCTATGACTATTTTTGGTCCATTCCCTCCATCAAAGGGAAAAATGACTAGGAAAAAGGAGGCAATAAGTTGAAATAATTTATAAAGTTAACAGCATGTCTTGCACATTTGTTGGACAATGATTTTGACATGACTTAAAAGAAGACTGTTTATGGCTTTTCACATGTGATTTTATTTGTACAGGCACATGGGCTattagatgaagaagatgatattGTTGCCCGGTCAACTAAATGGAGCTTGGAAATAAAAAGTTTCTATTGTGTGGGACATGCTTTGTTTTGTACATTAAGAGCTTCTGTTTTGTCATAAAGTACTAATTGGATTAACAATAGGAATTTGATGCATTTTGGTCAATATACATGTGTCAACTTCTAATGATATAATGTTGCTGCATTTTGTCTAAAGCGAATTCAGTGCTTTTGTAAAATTCAGCCCACTATATTGGCAATGTCGCACCTATGTTGATGACTATGAACTTCTATTGGCACTCTTCCTGTACCATTTACTTTGACTTTTTTCTTGTTGTTTAGCATTTTACATGATACATTTGGTAATTGTGCGAGTAGGGATTGTCAAAATTTAAGACGGAACTTTGTCAAATTTTTTATACAACTTGAGGTGAATCTCTGGTCAAATTTTAACAAAGACGCCTTTCAAGGTAATGTACCCAACAACTGACAAAATTTCTCAATCATTTTATAAAGATGTCGTTTGAGATAACGTGCCCAacaattttgacaaaatttctcAATCATTTTACATAAACATCATTCGAGACAATGTTCCATTTTAGTACATAAACATGTTCCATACACCAATGTCTACATTCCAACATTACAGCATTCAAATTATATGAAGCAATTTCTCAACTTCTAACTTCATACAACAGGATCTAATGTAGCATTTTTAAATTGACATTCCTTTCATTGCCATTGGGTAATAATACATCAATAACCATAATACATATGCAACCCACGACTAGCATCAGCCATTTCCTTGCTGCTTTCAACTTCCTAATTTCACTTTTGAGCGCCTTGTTctctttttcaagtttacatatttcaattttcatgaaattgTTTTCTTCCTCAGATTTCctcaaattcttcaaaatttttgcCATCATATTTTTTGTCATCTGTTGCATAGGAGGATCATACCACAGAAAATAATTGCAGGCTTTTAGTGTCTACAATGACCATTAATTCCAGCCATTAGTTATAGtaaattatataatacatcaaaATATACAAGCAATATGTTGTGATTAATTGTAAAAATTACCCCGTAATTTATGCATCCATTAAATTTTCTGCTTAGGTTCGCCAATGTCCATGAAGCTACAATTCTACATTCTTCACGGCAATGACAAATTATTGCCTCATTCCCATTGTAGAATTCTACCATTTTTTCCTTCACCCCTGTTGATTGCCCACTTGCTCGACTATCCAGATTTGAGTGTTGGCTACTACATAAACTTGAGGTGGAGTTGTCGAAGTTTCtgcttgattgcatttcatttgcaaATATCTAAGTTCAGTGACTTGCCGTAATTTCTATGAGTTCTTCTCTCTCAATTTTCAGAGGTTTCTTTTCCTTCATTCATGTCAAAGTTGCTATTATAATCCCTATAATTAGACAATTGAACCTATCATTCCAATTATACCCTTGGTCCGCCgtgaaaaatacataaaatgtGGTGGTGCTGCCTAATAAGTCATACATTGAACCCGAtaaatttgtttgaggactaaaTTCGTGAAAAAGACCGTAAAGGACTAAATTGGTTTAACtgaaaaagtttagggaccaaattggcGATTTTCCCAAATTCAGCTTAGTTTTTCGTTTTTGCTTTCTTATAGCTCGTGATTGATTGCTTTCTTAATTTGGTTTGTGTTTGCAGTGATAATTTGTTGAGAGGGTGCCAGAGGAAATTGCTGCTGGTCGAAATGAGTCGGTCTGCCTTTTGCAGCTCAGGCTCTAATCTCGTTCCAAAAACTACGGAGGCATTGAATCCTTTAAATAGGCCCAAGAAGCATCATTATCTGGTAGGTCTCCTCTCTGTTCTAAGCATTGGTTCAATTTTTAATCTTGAATAGTTTCTTTTGTTAACATTTTAGAATTGGAGAAAACAAAAATGGTTGCTCAATCAAGGCTAGTATTGAAAGAATATCCATTAAAATTCATTAAGATTCAGGAGCAAGGAAATCTATATGATGTGGAGTAGAATGGTTTCATTTGCCCCCTTTATCTGAGAGCATATGGGCAAATTTGTCCAAGTAAAATGATTACATACATGCGATAGATTCAAAGTTTTTGATCCCATGTGCTTGACAAGTATTTATTCTTTATGCAACTACTGAGAAAAAGAGAGGCTTTTACAGCCATGAATTGGTTGAAGAAGCTATGTTCACTTTTTCACAATTTGTTGCGCAGTTTATAGTGTTCTTGACAGATTCTTTGAGGGCAAACATGTCAAGCTGATTGTGTTTCCTCATACAGAATGGGAGGCAGAGGACGAACTTGTATCAGAAGAATCATAGAGCATCAAAAGTTCTTGCTTATTATGGGTTAAGAAGCCCGCCCTACAAGCTTGTGAGCTTTCTGTGTTCTTTGCATTGATTATGAAAGATGGTATCACAAGCTTTCTGCATTCTTCGCATTGATTATGAAAGATAAAATCGGTCAATTTGCTTATATTTCTTTACTTGGAAGATGTGTGACACTTCACATTAATTTTCTATGGTTCGTTCAATAATTTTTTGACACAGTAGCTGTCAAGTTGTATACTTATAGGCCTAATAATCACTCTTTCGAAAGTTACTCCATATAATTATTGGTAGATAACTGTTCAACTCATGTTCTTGGGGAAACACCAGAtcccaataatgactcttttgtTTGCACCGAATTGGATGCACATCAGTGAAATTTTAAATACATCCTGCCAGCAATTTTTGGGCCAGTTGATATCTTGGCTTCTTCCTTCTTGCTGCCTATTatctccttttgtttttttagaTGGAAGTATCATGAATTGAAGAACAAGAATAAGTCTACATGTGATTgctcaaaataaaataaaattaaaaggtCTATGAGCGATCAATGTGATCTTCAAGTGGTCTTTAGTCACACCATACTGAACTTATTGAGATGTTACTTGGTCATGTTCTTCATTTATTTGTAAAGGATATTTTGATTGTTGATGTGGTTAAATGATTTCATTCAGCATTTTGACTTAAATATTGAAAattattttccaatttttggtttaGGATGCACTAGAACCATATATGAGCCAAAGAACACTTGAGATGCATTGGGGAGAGCATCATGGTGGTTACGTCGATGCTTTGAATAAACAGCTTGCGAAGAATGATTTATTGTATGGCTGTACCTTGGAAGAACTCATTAAAGTGACTTACAATAACGGAAACCCATTGCCTGAATTCAACAATGCTGCCCAGGTATGGAAGACAGCAAGAGTCTCCTGCAGGGGTGTTCAagcatttttttctccttttgctcCTCTTGCTCACTGAAATCTTACCCTTGCACACCTCCCCTGTCTCTTTGTTTCTCCATATGTTTGTTCCTAACGTgagaaattagggttttcttcttccttttttccatTGGGTGCAATTACACCAGGATGAATGCACAGGGTGCTGCCTGTCAAGACTCTGAAGTTTAGAATGCTTGATTGAGAGTAATATTAGGATATGTTACCCCCAGGAATTCCAACATCCCTTCTactcaaaattattagtttttgcTGATAAATTTGCTTTTCCTGGTCTGAGTACTATCTTGTTTggccattttattttttacatcCATCTATTCTTATAATTTGATTTAACAAAATGAGTTGTGACATCCATGTTTTTGACCCTCACTTTCAGGTCTGGAATCACGATTTCTTTTGGGAATCCATGCAACCAGGGGGAGGTAGCTCTCCAATACTGGGTCTACTTCAGCAGATTGAAAAAGATTTCGGTTCTTTTACCAATTTCAGAGAGAAGTTTATAGATGCAGCTCTAAAGTTATTTGGATCTGGCTGGGTTTGGCTTGTTTGTAAGTTCTTTCTAGAGTAGATTGAAAGGCATATTGTAGTTTGAGATTTGAGTTACTTCACCTAGTGTTTATCAACCACATGGCAGTGACTTGACGAATTCTGCAACAGTATCACTCACACTTTGATTTTGCATCCTCTGTTTTTAATTTACAATCATTATCCTGGGATGAACATTTTAAAGCTTTTGATTGCTATGCCATGTGTTGTTTAACAAgctcgtaaaaaaaaaaaaaaaaaaaaaaaacttgacttTGACCGCATCTTGCTGCTCATGTTGATACGAACACTTTGTGGTGCATTTTGTAGAAAGATAAAAGGGTATCTAAAAGTCCTATCTCTGGTTCCTGGATCTTGTGTAATTAAATTGTCACCAATGTTGTCTCTTGTTGTTTAATTTACTGCATAGAAACTCTTAAATTCTTCTTGTGATTAGTTGAACACCAGTGGATGGTCCGACAAGTAAATGTAGAAAATCTGGGTTATATAGATGCATCAATATCAACTATACTCTGTCGTAAAGCCCCACTAGTAATGATTTGATAGTTTTCAAGTCAAGATACAATTATGTAGTCTTAACTCCTATTATGCTCTTAAGTTGTACtccctatttttgaaaaagaaatagactcaaaatccatcaaaaagATGGACCAATAACTGTTCATTCCCTGCTTGTTGCCCCAATTTTCTCTTGAATCTTTTGAATGATTAGTGTTGTCATGGAACATGGAATATGTGAACGTAAACCAAAGAGTGATAGCTTTTGCTTATATAGGCATAATTTCTATTGGATTTTCTAATTCTTTTCCTACTGTTTTTCTAGTGAAAAGAGAAGAGAAACACCTTGCAATTGTCAAAACATCAAATGCTGTCAACCCTCTTGTGTGGAATGATATTGTAAGAAAAATTGAACTTCTGTGTACATTGTCTATTCTTTTGTATGCAGAGGTATAGTCTTGGCCTTAATGTTgcatttgtcttttattttgcagCCTATCCTCAATTTGGACATGTGGGAGGTAAGCTGATAACGACTCTCTGTCTCAAATCAAGCACACACATACAGCATTGGTGCACATGCACAGCTGAGGTGACAAGGTTAAACACGAGAAGTGTTACATATTTTTAGGATTACTAAAATGACTGATGAGATCTTTTCCTATTTTGCAGCATGCTTATTATTTGGATTATAAGGTATGCCATGCTTCAGTCTGACCGTTAATTAAGagtatttgcaatcaattaatCTTCCAGGATTTACTTCTGGCAGAATGACAAAGCCAAATATGCGAATGTATTTATGAACCACCTTGTATCTTGGAATGCGGCAATGGCTCGCATGGCTCGTGCACAAGCCTTTGTAAATTTAGGCGAACCGAAGATTCCTGTTGCATGAGATTCTTCACACTATCTTTGAAAGAGTCTTAACTGCTCTCATATGCTAAAAGGAGGATATTGGAACAAGTGGTTTTGGCAATTCTCTATATGCACTGGATTGTTGATCACTCGAAGATAGTCACAACCAAGTGACAATCTGGGCTTCTGAAAAGTCGCCAAGGGGAAAATGACCCTTTTGACGAGCATTTCCAGATTTTGCTTTGCTTAAAAGCGGTGTAGTCCTTCTGTTGAGTAATAGATGCTCTGATGCGGTGATGTTCCATAAGAATTCATTTATCTTATTCTGTATGCCATTTATTCTTTGCTTCTCTTATTACATGTAGCAGTTTCATCTTATGCATCATGAGACTGTTCCAAGATGTTGGTTTTGCATCATGAAACAAGCTcctttttttagggttaaaaacataaaagccccctgtggtatAGCTATTACACATAAAAACCCCTCGTAGTTTCAAATCATACCTATCGGTACCTCATGGTTTGAAAAAAAGTGCATTTTCACGGAAATCGTTAATGAAAACACGATTATCAACCACGCATTGAAAAGGAGCGTGGTTGCTTCGGAAAATGGTTTTTTAACTCAAAGTTTGAGCTGATATTCCTCTTGTGCCCTTGACAACTTTTTAAAACCTCAAGCCAATCAGCTTCTTCGGACTTTGGAGAAACCCAGCTTCTTTGACCGAAGGTCTGCTCAAGCTCTCGTGCCTCAGGAGGAAAATCTGCAGGCTCGTGCTTCCTTAAGTGCAAGTTTCAAAAGGTAAAATCTTTAACCATTTGGAATATcaataaattcttataatgaACTCTATATTTTTGTTTGTGTAAATAGTGAAGGGAATAATTAAGAAACCGTACGATGATGTCTTCCTCAAGCTCTCGATCAGGCAGTGGGGGAAACGGAGCTAGAGATCTTCGATACCAGTACAAGATGTGTAATTGTTGAAGGAAGGCGAAACTAAAGATTGTTGAGTCGGGAAAGCCATCAAAGGGAatgttatattttgtttgtgaaAAAGATGAATGTAGGTTTTTTTCTTGGTGTAATCCCATTTACAGAGATGAACCAGATCGGGAAAATCAGTTTGTGAGCCAACCTGTTGCAGAACATTCCTATGTGGATGGCGTGCtctcaaaattggaaaatttggataATGAGTTGAAGAACTTAAAATTGCTAGTTAGAGGTTGTGTTATGGTATCTGCTTTTTCTGTTTTACTGTTGTTGATATCTACCAAATAAGACTGTGGAATTTGGTAGCCAGTTGTATGGAGTTGTTAAAGCTGATCATTTGGCTGTTTCAGCTAGAACCTTGTAATGCTATGCTTTCTTGATGAAGTATAATTCGACTGTTTCAACTACTTTCAAAATGTTGTAGTTTAAAACTTTGAATAGAATACTCATAAGCAGCAAATGTTTTAGAAAAATgaacagaaaaaataaaagaggcaCGAAGTACCATTACAGACAAAAGATTTCCAAACGTTCAATAACCTGTAAAATAACTAGTGATCAAAGAGGCACGAAATGCCATTACAGACAAAAGATTTAGCACTTGGTGAAAAATTTCTGTAAAATAACCTGGCTGCACAGAGAACTTCATTCAAAAGGTACAACCAAATAGTGGCAACTACTGCCAAGTCAGGTGTACAAAAAATTAGACAAAAGATTTCCAGACGTTCTGCAGGCAACCAATCATTTTGCAGGCATCATTACAACCAGACGTAATAATCTAAAATGAAAGTCTAAATACAGATAGGCAAATATTAGGCAAGTAATTAAGGCTGGACAG
Protein-coding regions in this window:
- the LOC113713382 gene encoding superoxide dismutase [Fe] 3, chloroplastic isoform X1 — encoded protein: MSRSAFCSSGSNLVPKTTEALNPLNRPKKHHYLNGRQRTNLYQKNHRASKVLAYYGLRSPPYKLDALEPYMSQRTLEMHWGEHHGGYVDALNKQLAKNDLLYGCTLEELIKVTYNNGNPLPEFNNAAQVWNHDFFWESMQPGGGSSPILGLLQQIEKDFGSFTNFREKFIDAALKLFGSGWVWLVLKREEKHLAIVKTSNAVNPLVWNDIPILNLDMWEHAYYLDYKNDKAKYANVFMNHLVSWNAAMARMARAQAFVNLGEPKIPVA
- the LOC113713382 gene encoding superoxide dismutase [Fe] 3, chloroplastic isoform X2, with product MSRSAFCSSGSNLVPKTTEALNPLNRPKKHHYLNGRQRTNLYQKNHRASKVLAYYGLRSPPYKLVWNHDFFWESMQPGGGSSPILGLLQQIEKDFGSFTNFREKFIDAALKLFGSGWVWLVLKREEKHLAIVKTSNAVNPLVWNDIPILNLDMWEHAYYLDYKNDKAKYANVFMNHLVSWNAAMARMARAQAFVNLGEPKIPVA